From Nicotiana tabacum cultivar K326 chromosome 22, ASM71507v2, whole genome shotgun sequence, one genomic window encodes:
- the LOC107790574 gene encoding uncharacterized protein LOC107790574 → MTTFHSTFVYILHVLLLCSLPLNITSSARTEAEALIKWKSNLSPISFLDSWSISNLRNLCNWTAIVCNTGGTLSEINLSDATLSGSLDQLDFTSFLNLTRFNLNGNNFSGSIPSNIGNVSMLTFLDLSNNILEGVIPEEIGKLTQLEYLSFYNNNLNGVIPYQISNLQKVRYLDLGSNYLETPDWSKLRNMPLLAHLSFGYNELRLEFPEFVLRCHNLTYLDISLNHLNGSIPETVFTNLDKLEYLNLSSNSFEGLLSPNFTKLSKLKELRIGLNMFSGLIPDEIGLITSLEVVVLFNNSFLGNIPSSIGRLTNLQQLDLRKNRLNSTIPSELGLCTNLTVLALAENFLQGPLPPSFSSLTKLSDLGLSSNILSGEISTYFITNWTELTSLQLQNNSFTGNIPSEISQLKSLKYLFLFHNNFTGPIPSEIGDLQNLLELDFSDNQLSGTIPPSIGNLTNLTTLHLFRNVLSGTIPPEIGKLTSLQILDINTNRLSGELPDIISDLSSLNLFFVYSNNISGSVPEDFGKKSPQLSSVSFSNNSFSGELPPGLCSQFALEELTINGNKFSGKLPDCLKNCTELKRIRLEGNNLSGNLAEAFGVHPNLDFLSLIDNQFSGELSPEWGKCEKLTSLRMDGNKISGVIPAELGNLRELRVLTLEGNELTGEIPSELAKLGQLYNLSLSKNNLTGGIPQSVGNLTKLQYLDLSTNKLSGNIPVDVGKCERLLSLNLGNNSLSGGIPSELGNLMGLSILLDLSGNSLSGTIPQNLAKLTSLEDLNLSHNNLSGRIPPSLSRMVSLQEMDFSYNEFSGPIPTDGVFQGAAARSFLGNSGLCGNVEGLSSCNLATPDEKSRNKNQKVLIGVLVPVACLILLAIIFVACLVSRRKAKQYDEEIKASQMYENSESLIWEREGKFTFGDIVKATEDFNEKNCIGRGGFGSVYRAILPSGQVVAVKRLNMSDSSDIPLTSRRSFENEIRTLTEVRHRNIIKLFGYCSKNGCMYLVYEYIEKGSLGKVLYDSEMVTELGWGTRVKIVQGIAHALAYLHHDCSPPIVHRDVSLNNILLESEFEPRLSDFGTAKLLASESSNWTSVAGSYGYMAPELAFTMRVTEKCDVYSFGVVAMEIMMGRHPGELLTSLSAATTLSSEILLKDVLDQRLQPPTGHLAEAVVFVITIAFACTRTTPESRPTMRSVAQELSAQTLPYLPQPLGSIEVSKLTSFQK, encoded by the exons ATGACAACATTTCATAGTACCTTTGTTTACATTCTACATGTGCTACTTCTTTGTTCACTTCCATTAAATATCACATCTTCAGCAAGAACTGAAGCTGAAGCTCTAATCAAATGGAAGAGTAACTTATCTCCTATTTCTTTTTTGGATTCTTGGTCCATTTCCAATCTCAGAAACTTGTGTAATTGGACAGCTATTGTTTGCAATACTGGTGGAACACTTTCTGagatcaatctttctgatgcaACCCTCTCTGGCTCTCTTGATCAGCTTGATTTTACTTCATTCCTGAACCTCACTCGTTTTAATCTCAATGGCAATAACTTCAGTGGATCGATACCTTCGAATATTGGCAATGTCTCTATGCTCACTTTCTTGGACCTGAGTAACAATATCTTGGAAGGTgtcataccagaagagattgggAAGTTAACACAACTTGAATATCTCAGTTTTTATAACAACAATTTAAATGGTGTTATTCCCTATCAAATTAGCAATCTTCAGAAGGTAAGGTACTTGGATCTTGGATCAAATTACTTAGAAACTCCTGATTGGTCTAAATTGAGGAATATGCCTCTGTTGGCACATCTGAGCTTTGGTTACAATGAATTGAGGTTAGAATTCCCTGAATTTGTACTCCGTTGCCATAATCTGACTTACCTCGATATATCTTTAAACCATTTGAATGGTTCAATCCCAGAAACAGTATTCACCAACTTAGACAAGCTTGAGTACCTTAATCTTTCATCCAATTCATTTGAAGGTTTATTGTCACCAAATTTTACCAAGTTGTCCAAGTTAAAAGAACTTCGGATTGGTCTTAACATGTTTTCTGGCCTAATTCCTGATGAAATTGGTTTGATCACTAGTCTTGAAGTTGTTGTACTTTTCAACAATTCATTTCTAGGAAATATTCCATCTTCTATAGGAAGACTCACAAATCTTCAACAACTAGACCTTCGAAAGAATCGTTTGAATTCAACCATTCCTTCTGAGCTTGGCCTGTGTACTAACCTCACCGTCTTGGCTTTAGCAGAGAATTTCTTGCAAGGACCATTGCCTCCATCTTTCTCTTCTCTGACCAAGTTATCTGATTTGGGGTTGTCTTCTAATATTCTTTCTGGTGAGATCTCAACATATTTCATcaccaattggactgagctgacaTCTTTGCAGCTTCAAAACAATTCCTTTACTGGGAATATTCCATCTGAAATCAGTCAGTTGAAAAGCCTCAAATATCTTTTCCTCTTTCATAACAATTTCACTGGTCCCATTCCCTCTGAGATTGGAGACTTGCAAAACTTGTTGGAGCTAGATTTCTCTGACAACCAGCTTTCAGGAACAATACCTCCATCCATTGGAAACTTAACCAATCTAACAACGTTGCATCTTTTTCGCAATGTTCTCAGTGGAACCATTCCTCCTGAGATTGGGAAATTGACATCTCTTCAGATCCTTGATATCAATACCAAccgacttagtggtgagctgccggACATCATTTCTGACCTCAGCAGTCTGAACCTTTTTTTTGTATATAGTAATAATATCTCGGGCAGTGTTCCTgaggattttggaaaaaaaagTCCTCAATTGTCCAGTGTCAGCTTTTCAAATAACAGCTTCAGTGGTGAACTGCCTCCTGGATTATGTAGCCAGTTTGCTCTTGAGGAGTTGACAATAAATGGCAACAAATTCAGTGGAAAGTTACCAGATTGCTTGAAGAATTGCACAGAGCTAAAAAGAATAAGGCTTGAAGGCAACAACTTATCTGGTAATCTTGCAGAGGCATTTGGCGTGCACCCGAATCTTGATTTCCTTTCTCTCATTGACAACCAATTTTCAGGTGAACTCTCACCTGAATGGGGGAAATGTGAAAAACTCACAAGTCTAAGAATGGATGGAAACAAAATTTCTGGTGTGATCCCAGCTGAGCTAGGGAATCTGAGGGAGCTGCGCGTGTTAACTTTGGAAGGAAATGAATTGACCGGTGAAATTCCTTCTGAACTGGCAAAGTTAGGCCAGCTCTACAATCTCAGCTTGAGCAAAAACAATCTTACAGGAGGCATCCCTCAGTCTGTTGGAAATTTAACTAAGCTCCAGTATCTTGACTTGTCAACAAACAAGTTAAGTGGTAACATACCGGTAGATGTTGGGAAGTGCGAGAGACTTTTGAGCTTGAATCTTGGCAACAACTCATTATCAGGTGGtattccctctgaacttggaaaTTTGATGGGGTTGAGTATTCTTTTGGACCTCAGTGGCAATTCGCTATCGGGAACAATCCCACAAAACTTGGCCAAGCTTACCTCATTGGAGGATCTCAACCTCTCACATAACAACCTCTCAGGTAGAATTCCTCCGTCATTATCTCGCATGGTCAGTCTTCAGGAAATGGACTTTTCCTACAACGAGTTTTCAGGACCAATTCCAACCGATGGAGTATTTCAAGGAGCGGCTGCTAGATCTTTTCTTGGAAACTCTGGTTTGTGTGGAAATGTAGAAGGATTATCCTCGTGTAATTTGGCTACCCCGGATGAGAAGTCCAGAAACAAGAATCAAAAGGTTCTTATTGGGGTACTTGTACCGGTGGCCTGCCTCATACTTTTGGCAATCATTTTTGTTGCATGCCTTGTATCTCGAAGGAAGGCTAAGCAATACGATGAGGAGATCAAAGCCAGCCAGATGTATGAGAATTCAGAGTCTCTCATTTGGGAAAGAGAAGGGAAGTTTACATTTGGTGACATTGTGAAAGCTACTGAAGATTTCAATGAGAAAAACTGCATTGGAAGAGGAGGCTTTGGAAGTGTTTATAGAGCAATTTTGCCATCTGGGCAGGTTGTTGCAGTCAAAAGACTCAACATGTCAGACTCAAGTGACATTCCTTTAACAAGTCGTCGAAGCTTTGAGAATGAGATTAGAACTTTGACAGAGGTGAGACACAGGAATATAATCAAGCTCTTTGGTTACTGTTCCAAGAATGGGTGCATGTACTTGGTTTATGAGTATATAGAAAAAGGTAGCCTCGGGAAAGTTCTGTATGACAGTGAGATGGTAACGGAACTGGGGTGGGGCACAAGAGTGAAAATTGTGCAAGGAATAGCACATGCACTTGCTTACTTGCACCATGACTGCTCCCCACCCATCGTGCACCGTGATGTATCGCTGAATAACATCTTGCTTGAGTCAGAGTTCGAGCCACGACTCTCTGACTTTGGCACAGCAAAGCTGCTAGCTTCAGAATCATCAAATTGGACCTCAGTTGCTGGTTCTTATGGCTACATGGCACCAG AGCTTGCATTTACCATGCGCGTTACAGAAAAATGTGATGTTTATAGTTTTGGAGTTGTGGCTATGGAGATTATGATGGGAAGGCATCCAGGGGAGCTTTTAACCTCATTATCAGCAGCAACAACTTTATCATCGGAAATTCTTTTGAAGGATGTTCTTGACCAAAGACTTCAACCGCCCACTGGCCACTTGGCAGAAGCAGTGGTTTTTGTTATCACGATTGCCTTTGCATGCACACGTACCACTCCTGAGTCACGACCAACCATGCGTTCTGTAGCACAAGAATTATCTGCTCAGACTTTGCCTTACCTTCCACAGCCATTGGGGTCAATAGAAGTGAGCAAACTAACAAGTTTCCAGAAATAG